Proteins co-encoded in one Methylomonas albis genomic window:
- the leuB gene encoding 3-isopropylmalate dehydrogenase yields the protein MKNYKIAILAGDGIGPEITAEAVKVLKVIEERNDVSFELLPAAFGACAYFESGSAFPHQTKAICDEADAILKGPIGLSHEDSKRIPIDEQPERGALLPLRRRYNTYANFRPVSLPKSLAHFSPLKPEIIGEGIDLMIVRELVGGLYFGEKEMGVNDAGLRYVRETLEYDESQIHQIMQQAFKLASKRRKLLHNIHKSNVLKSSVLWNEVMEEVAKEYPEVQVVNMLVDAAATALCLKPTQFDVMVMENMFGDILSDQGGGILGSLGLMPSACIGPDKAYYEPSHGSAPDIAGKNIANPYSMIGSVAMMLENSFDMEAEAKNVWAAMQGVFADGYSTADLSKPGSGVTMISTVEFGDKVVEKLRQMPKV from the coding sequence ATGAAAAATTATAAAATCGCAATATTGGCCGGCGACGGCATCGGCCCTGAAATTACCGCGGAAGCCGTTAAGGTTCTGAAAGTGATCGAAGAACGTAACGACGTGAGCTTCGAGTTGCTGCCGGCTGCCTTCGGCGCCTGTGCGTATTTCGAATCCGGCTCGGCGTTTCCGCACCAAACCAAAGCCATTTGCGACGAGGCCGATGCTATTTTGAAAGGCCCGATCGGCTTGAGCCACGAAGATTCCAAACGCATTCCTATCGACGAGCAACCTGAGCGGGGCGCTTTATTACCGCTACGCCGCCGTTACAACACCTACGCCAACTTCCGCCCGGTGTCTTTGCCAAAATCGCTGGCGCATTTCTCGCCTTTAAAGCCGGAAATCATCGGCGAAGGTATTGATTTGATGATCGTCCGCGAACTGGTCGGTGGCCTGTATTTCGGCGAAAAAGAAATGGGCGTCAACGATGCCGGTTTGCGTTATGTGCGCGAAACGCTGGAATATGACGAATCGCAGATTCACCAAATTATGCAGCAAGCCTTCAAACTGGCGAGCAAGCGCCGGAAATTGCTGCACAACATTCATAAAAGCAATGTGCTGAAGTCCAGCGTGTTGTGGAATGAGGTGATGGAAGAAGTCGCCAAAGAATATCCCGAGGTGCAAGTCGTCAACATGCTGGTCGACGCCGCCGCCACTGCGCTGTGCCTGAAACCGACCCAGTTCGACGTGATGGTGATGGAAAATATGTTCGGCGACATTTTGAGCGACCAAGGCGGCGGCATCTTGGGTTCCCTGGGCTTGATGCCTTCGGCCTGCATCGGCCCGGATAAAGCCTATTACGAACCCTCACACGGTTCGGCACCGGACATCGCCGGCAAAAACATCGCCAACCCTTATTCGATGATCGGTTCGGTGGCGATGATGTTGGAAAACAGCTTTGATATGGAAGCGGAAGCGAAAAACGTCTGGGCGGCGATGCAAGGCGTATTTGCCGATGGCTACTCCACCGCCGATTTGTCCAAGCCCGGCAGCGGCGTGACCATGATCAGCACCGTTGAATTTGGCGACAAAGTGGTCGAGAAGCTGCGACAAATGCCTAAGGTATAG
- a CDS encoding YchE family NAAT transporter has protein sequence MNWNEYIQLLAGLIAVVNPIGAIPVFLALTAHKRPADRQRTAAIAAFAVAMVLLISLIAGEHILRYFGISLSAFRVAGGILVLLMGISMLRASDDRSRHTPEERAESYEKESVAVVPLAIPLLSGPGAISTTIVYAHNDLSMAHYLLFIAAILTVSLLVLAALLSAPKIADMMGQTGMNVVTRVMGLLLASIAVEFIAKGMIGLFPILATNA, from the coding sequence ATGAACTGGAACGAATATATTCAATTGCTGGCGGGCTTGATTGCCGTCGTCAATCCCATAGGCGCCATCCCTGTCTTTCTGGCGTTGACCGCACATAAAAGGCCCGCGGATAGACAACGCACCGCCGCGATTGCCGCTTTTGCGGTAGCCATGGTGTTATTGATTTCCTTAATTGCCGGCGAACATATCTTGCGCTATTTCGGCATCAGCCTATCGGCGTTTCGGGTGGCGGGCGGCATCTTAGTGCTGTTGATGGGCATATCCATGTTACGCGCCAGCGATGACCGCTCCCGCCACACTCCGGAAGAACGCGCCGAATCCTATGAAAAAGAGTCGGTTGCCGTAGTGCCATTGGCAATCCCCTTACTCAGCGGGCCGGGAGCGATCAGTACCACCATTGTTTATGCCCACAACGACTTGTCTATGGCGCACTATCTGTTGTTCATCGCGGCGATTTTAACCGTCTCGCTGCTGGTATTGGCTGCTCTGCTGTCCGCACCCAAGATTGCCGACATGATGGGGCAAACCGGTATGAACGTGGTGACGCGGGTAATGGGCTTATTGCTGGCATCAATAGCCGTGGAATTTATTGCCAAAGGCATGATCGGTTTGTTCCCGATTCTGGCAACCAACGCTTAG
- a CDS encoding CHASE2 domain-containing protein: MARPFRIVVITVLGFILSTLVDLAFDTESRLGLDTLFKIRGPQTIPDQVVIVAMDEASETRLGVSQDLTRWREFHAKLLDQLHRQGARLIVFDLQFIAANPSVDPALANAMRAAGKVLINECVQKFRRGVEDFYGREECSDRNKMPAITREGKPATSLSEQLVVMRKLSPTPAIAQAALDSAPFYLVNDSENASIRESWTFYDALAEAPSLPVLAWFYYQPASSDNPVNQPLSAWLTEQRRACANASKLDKPTKQLICQGDSRYLNYYGPPRTLRMESYADVYEGKVGDLQGKVVFVGRANRQFSPGKSDFFQTPYSDSRTGKMAGVEIMATQFGNLLEDRFIESPAPGWIVASVYGLLIAIVLVRFVGWPGVAISLALALAYAGSTIYLFSQRHWWLPVAGPLLIQLPLSWLLSLAWSRYDLVRERGRMLAFVRRVFPQWVGMLPAAPGQWTEGANGAAAGTERDVSGLCLATDIEGYTTIAAQHSPREMWALLNTYYQVLGHPVVSHDGVIADVTGDAMMAVWFDAPAASQRSAACLAALEMATAVASFNLSSSLTPLATRIGLHEGELTLGSLDAGTSSHYRAIGDTVNIAARIQGVNKYLGTRILASQSIATDLDDIVSRPVGSFRVVGRAEPVKLVEIVGLKQGSDGQPNAVHGLFTDGLAAFQQGLWTEAARLFQAALDLDTNDGPSCFYLQKALAYREMPPLEWDGIVVLDSK, from the coding sequence ATGGCCCGTCCGTTTCGCATAGTCGTCATTACCGTTCTGGGTTTTATTCTAAGTACACTGGTAGATTTAGCTTTCGATACGGAAAGCAGACTAGGTTTGGACACCTTATTCAAAATCCGCGGCCCGCAAACAATTCCCGATCAGGTGGTAATTGTCGCGATGGACGAAGCGTCCGAGACTCGCTTGGGCGTGAGCCAAGACTTGACCCGCTGGCGCGAGTTTCATGCAAAGTTGCTTGACCAATTGCACCGCCAAGGCGCGCGTTTGATCGTGTTCGATCTGCAATTTATCGCCGCGAATCCCAGCGTTGACCCTGCGCTAGCAAATGCCATGCGCGCAGCCGGCAAAGTATTGATCAATGAATGTGTGCAAAAATTTCGCCGGGGTGTCGAGGACTTTTACGGGCGGGAAGAATGTTCGGACCGCAATAAAATGCCTGCCATTACACGCGAAGGCAAACCAGCGACAAGCTTATCCGAGCAGTTGGTGGTGATGCGCAAACTATCGCCAACGCCGGCGATTGCTCAGGCGGCATTGGATAGTGCGCCGTTTTATCTTGTCAACGACTCGGAAAACGCCAGCATCCGCGAGTCCTGGACTTTTTACGATGCCCTCGCCGAAGCCCCCAGCCTGCCGGTTTTGGCCTGGTTTTATTACCAACCGGCAAGCAGCGATAATCCGGTCAACCAACCCTTGTCGGCTTGGTTGACCGAGCAGCGCCGGGCGTGTGCAAACGCATCTAAACTGGACAAGCCCACCAAGCAATTGATCTGCCAAGGCGACAGCCGCTACCTGAATTATTACGGCCCGCCGCGCACGCTGAGGATGGAATCTTACGCCGACGTCTATGAAGGCAAAGTAGGCGATTTACAAGGCAAAGTCGTTTTCGTCGGCCGCGCCAATCGCCAGTTTTCGCCGGGTAAATCCGACTTTTTCCAAACCCCTTATTCGGACTCACGCACCGGCAAAATGGCCGGTGTGGAAATTATGGCCACGCAATTCGGCAACTTACTTGAAGATCGCTTTATCGAGAGTCCAGCGCCGGGCTGGATAGTCGCTAGCGTATATGGTCTGCTCATCGCCATTGTGCTAGTCCGTTTCGTCGGTTGGCCCGGCGTTGCCATCAGCTTGGCCCTTGCCTTGGCTTACGCGGGTTCGACTATTTACTTGTTTAGCCAACGCCACTGGTGGCTACCGGTCGCCGGGCCGCTATTAATTCAATTGCCGCTTTCCTGGCTGTTGAGTTTGGCTTGGTCGCGCTATGATTTAGTGCGCGAACGCGGCCGGATGCTGGCGTTCGTGCGCCGGGTGTTTCCGCAATGGGTCGGTATGTTGCCGGCCGCGCCGGGACAATGGACGGAAGGTGCTAATGGCGCAGCCGCCGGCACGGAAAGAGATGTCAGCGGTTTATGCCTGGCCACCGACATCGAAGGCTACACCACCATCGCCGCCCAACACTCGCCTAGGGAAATGTGGGCATTATTGAATACTTACTATCAGGTGTTGGGGCATCCGGTGGTGTCGCACGACGGTGTGATCGCCGACGTCACCGGCGACGCGATGATGGCGGTCTGGTTCGATGCGCCGGCAGCCAGCCAACGCAGTGCCGCCTGCTTGGCTGCACTGGAAATGGCCACTGCGGTAGCCTCATTCAACCTATCCTCCAGTCTGACACCACTCGCCACCCGCATCGGCTTGCACGAAGGCGAGCTAACGCTGGGCAGCCTGGATGCCGGCACATCCAGCCACTACCGGGCCATCGGCGATACGGTCAACATCGCCGCGCGGATTCAAGGCGTCAATAAGTACCTAGGCACGCGGATACTGGCATCGCAAAGCATAGCCACTGATCTGGACGACATCGTATCTCGGCCAGTGGGTAGTTTTCGCGTAGTGGGCCGTGCGGAGCCAGTGAAGCTGGTGGAAATCGTCGGACTCAAACAAGGCAGCGATGGCCAACCGAACGCGGTGCACGGTCTATTTACCGATGGACTGGCCGCATTCCAGCAAGGCCTGTGGACAGAGGCCGCCCGCCTGTTTCAAGCGGCGCTCGATCTCGATACCAACGATGGTCCCAGCTGTTTTTATTTGCAAAAAGCCCTGGCATATCGCGAAATGCCGCCGCTGGAATGGGACGGGATCGTCGTATTAGACAGCAAGTAA
- a CDS encoding FecR domain-containing protein — protein sequence MRHLVICFMVLFTPMCLAETDATATGCSVENAAKLVSLQGSLFYDAGAKGQWQPAQLEQTLCEGSRVRIEAYSRASLLLPNGITLRLAEGTVLTLNGIAPSQPTLVDLLKGFVHFISRTPKQLQITTPIANAGPEGTEFALRADDASAELWVYEGAVRFFNTYGDIHLKAGEAGQTLLGQAPRAQIDLKPADAVNWALYYPPLSAYAEPDAPIAPALRAAIQNYRQGRVDLALSSLERTPLAEQSPEFLKIRAAIRLTAGQSQLAMQDIQALLSGNANDAEALALESILALTQNRKVDALNLAERAVSANPQSATAYSALSYSQQAGFELEKALAAAQRASQLAANDAMHWARLSELQLALGLREESAQSATKAFMLDPNLERTQTVQGFSHLFRVDTALALQHFESAVRLDSTAPLPRLGLGLTKIRSGDLEAGRRDLEIAAILDPNNSLLRSYLGKAYYEEKRPALAGDQFDLAKQHDPKDPTPYFYDALRKQSLNRPVEALRDMQQAIELNDNRGVYRSKLLLDEDAAARTANLARIYNDLGFGRVALKEAWKSLGHDATDPSAHRFLSDAYIGQPRYRVARASELLQAQLLQPINITPVQPQLTGENIGILNSTGPGSLSVNEYDSLYTGNGAHMVLNGAYGSRNTLTDNAIVSGVYDKLSMSFGQFHYQTDGFRQNDDYKQDIYNAFAQYAITQDLNVQVELKTEDVRSGDTPFRLNGTQALNQRQAIEQDTVRVGGHYRIDNSQDLLFSSFYTTRKNSINDLAQFDALSRTGPVPLNQFTYNESEVKSYQSELQYIFNAEKFDVTSGAGYINADDDTLLSSLTRRRLSPFTVQSSLTFSNIGERQTEYFNVYSYLKYKFLPNLNTTLGLSYDSYEAGTFKKYQLNPKFGIIWNPTQNLTLRSAAFRTIKRPLTNNQTIEPTQVAGFNQFYDENNGAAAWQYASGIDYKPTNSLFMGGEIIWRDSQQSINNISSQFSRSEATHMAYLYWSPSDWLTLKSEYRFEKFKREFVVNSLDSSNPRSVASHQVPLSINLFHNSGMFAKFSGTFVDQHVTSVRSLTGFPRTSPVFTGDSSSFWVFDALLGYRLPNRLGTLALEGRNLFDNTFFYQSVFDASGPQLSPFIPERQLFVKLSLFY from the coding sequence ATGCGTCACCTTGTGATTTGCTTCATGGTTTTATTTACGCCAATGTGTTTGGCGGAAACCGATGCAACTGCGACAGGTTGTAGCGTGGAAAACGCCGCCAAACTGGTTTCGCTGCAAGGTAGCTTGTTTTACGACGCTGGCGCCAAAGGGCAATGGCAACCGGCGCAACTGGAGCAAACACTCTGCGAAGGCAGTCGGGTTAGGATAGAAGCATACAGCCGTGCCTCCTTGCTACTACCAAACGGTATCACCCTCCGTCTAGCCGAAGGCACCGTACTAACCTTGAACGGCATCGCCCCCAGCCAACCCACCTTGGTCGATTTGCTGAAGGGCTTTGTACATTTCATCAGCCGCACGCCCAAACAGCTACAAATCACTACCCCCATCGCCAACGCCGGCCCGGAAGGCACCGAATTTGCGTTACGCGCCGATGATGCCAGCGCCGAGTTATGGGTTTACGAAGGCGCGGTGCGCTTTTTCAACACCTACGGCGACATTCACCTGAAGGCCGGCGAAGCAGGACAAACCTTGCTGGGCCAGGCTCCGCGCGCGCAAATCGATCTTAAGCCCGCCGATGCGGTGAATTGGGCCTTGTATTACCCCCCGCTATCAGCCTATGCCGAGCCGGACGCGCCAATAGCACCGGCTCTGCGTGCCGCGATTCAGAATTATCGGCAAGGCCGGGTCGATTTGGCGCTAAGCAGTTTAGAGCGGACGCCACTAGCTGAACAGTCGCCGGAGTTTTTGAAAATCCGTGCAGCAATCAGGCTGACAGCCGGGCAAAGCCAACTGGCGATGCAGGATATTCAAGCCCTACTCTCCGGCAATGCAAATGACGCGGAGGCTTTAGCGCTAGAGAGTATTCTGGCACTGACCCAAAACCGCAAAGTCGACGCACTGAATCTGGCCGAGCGTGCAGTGAGCGCAAATCCCCAATCGGCGACTGCTTACTCAGCACTATCCTACAGCCAACAAGCCGGATTCGAACTGGAAAAAGCCTTGGCAGCGGCGCAGCGTGCCAGCCAGCTAGCAGCTAACGATGCGATGCATTGGGCACGGCTGTCCGAGCTGCAATTGGCGCTGGGCTTACGCGAAGAAAGCGCACAATCGGCGACTAAAGCCTTTATGCTCGATCCGAATTTGGAAAGAACGCAAACCGTACAGGGCTTTTCGCATTTGTTTCGAGTGGATACCGCCCTAGCCCTGCAGCATTTCGAATCGGCCGTCCGGCTGGATTCTACTGCGCCGCTACCACGCCTGGGCTTGGGTTTAACGAAAATCCGCAGCGGCGACTTGGAAGCCGGCCGCCGCGACCTGGAAATCGCCGCCATTCTGGACCCGAATAATTCATTGCTACGCAGCTATCTGGGCAAAGCCTATTACGAAGAAAAGCGCCCCGCGTTGGCCGGCGATCAATTCGACTTGGCAAAGCAACACGACCCGAAAGACCCAACGCCTTATTTTTACGATGCACTACGCAAGCAATCCTTGAATCGCCCGGTCGAAGCGTTGCGTGACATGCAACAAGCTATAGAGCTGAACGACAACCGCGGCGTATACCGCTCCAAACTGCTGTTGGACGAAGACGCCGCCGCGCGCACCGCCAACTTGGCACGTATCTATAACGACCTGGGCTTTGGCCGGGTAGCGTTGAAGGAAGCCTGGAAGTCTCTGGGCCACGACGCTACCGATCCCTCCGCGCACCGCTTTTTATCCGATGCTTACATCGGTCAACCGCGCTACCGCGTCGCCCGCGCCAGCGAGTTGTTGCAGGCCCAATTGCTGCAACCGATCAATATTACACCGGTACAACCGCAACTGACCGGCGAGAATATTGGCATACTAAACAGCACCGGGCCGGGCAGTTTGTCGGTCAACGAATACGATTCCCTTTACACCGGCAACGGTGCGCACATGGTATTGAACGGTGCCTACGGCAGCCGCAACACCCTCACCGACAACGCTATCGTTTCCGGCGTCTACGATAAACTCTCGATGAGTTTTGGGCAATTTCATTATCAAACCGACGGCTTTCGGCAAAACGACGACTACAAACAAGACATTTACAATGCGTTTGCTCAGTATGCTATTACCCAGGATTTGAATGTGCAGGTTGAATTGAAGACCGAGGACGTACGGAGTGGGGATACGCCTTTTCGGTTGAATGGCACGCAAGCGTTAAACCAGCGACAAGCAATAGAACAAGATACTGTGCGAGTTGGCGGACATTACCGAATCGACAACAGCCAAGACTTACTGTTTTCTTCTTTTTATACCACCCGCAAGAACAGTATCAATGACCTTGCACAATTCGATGCCCTCAGCCGTACTGGTCCTGTTCCCTTAAACCAATTTACCTATAATGAATCAGAAGTCAAAAGCTATCAAAGCGAGTTGCAATATATATTCAATGCTGAAAAATTCGATGTAACCAGTGGTGCCGGTTATATTAATGCCGATGACGATACACTATTAAGCAGCTTAACGCGTCGCCGACTTTCGCCGTTTACTGTTCAAAGTAGCCTTACTTTCTCAAATATTGGTGAACGTCAAACTGAATATTTCAATGTCTACAGTTATTTAAAATATAAATTCTTACCTAACTTAAATACCACATTAGGTTTGAGCTACGACTCTTATGAAGCTGGTACATTCAAGAAATATCAATTAAATCCCAAGTTTGGGATTATATGGAATCCCACGCAAAACTTGACCTTACGCAGCGCCGCATTCCGTACCATCAAAAGGCCACTAACCAACAATCAAACCATAGAACCCACACAAGTAGCTGGTTTCAATCAATTTTACGACGAGAATAATGGCGCTGCGGCATGGCAATATGCATCAGGTATTGATTACAAACCCACGAATAGTTTATTTATGGGCGGGGAAATTATCTGGCGTGACAGTCAGCAGTCTATCAATAACATTTCCTCGCAATTTAGCCGGAGCGAAGCAACCCACATGGCTTACCTTTATTGGTCGCCTAGCGATTGGTTAACCTTGAAAAGCGAATATCGCTTCGAAAAATTCAAACGGGAGTTTGTCGTAAATAGCTTGGACTCGTCGAACCCGCGCAGTGTCGCCTCACATCAGGTCCCGCTGTCTATTAACCTGTTTCACAACTCAGGGATGTTTGCCAAATTTTCCGGTACTTTTGTAGATCAGCATGTCACATCGGTCAGGTCTTTAACCGGCTTTCCTCGCACATCCCCGGTTTTTACAGGCGACAGCTCGAGCTTCTGGGTTTTCGATGCCTTGCTAGGTTATCGTCTACCCAATAGACTGGGCACTCTAGCCCTGGAAGGCCGTAACTTATTCGACAATACCTTTTTTTACCAAAGCGTATTCGACGCCAGCGGCCCCCAACTTAGCCCTTTTATCCCTGAGCGGCAATTATTCGTCAAACTGAGTTTATTTTATTAA
- a CDS encoding Crp/Fnr family transcriptional regulator, producing the protein MQAEVIASLSNIPFLADLPEEALDALAARAKVIKFPKKAMIIAEGDQTSSLYIILSGKVRVFGSNDKDKEVTLLIQEAGSYFGELALLSDEPRSAAVEAQEKTVCAVIAKADFIQWLKLHPDAAIALLKVLSEKVRFLTEKVKQMALSNVYERTIKVLQDMAEKDGDVYVIHNRPTQQELATMVGSSREMINKVMKELTKGGYISVEEKLLRIENTPPAAW; encoded by the coding sequence ATGCAAGCAGAAGTCATCGCCAGTCTGAGCAACATTCCCTTTCTCGCCGATCTGCCAGAGGAGGCTTTGGACGCTTTGGCAGCAAGAGCCAAGGTCATTAAATTCCCGAAAAAGGCGATGATCATCGCCGAAGGTGACCAGACCAGTTCGCTCTACATCATCTTGTCCGGCAAGGTCAGGGTTTTCGGCAGTAACGACAAAGACAAAGAAGTAACCTTGTTGATTCAGGAAGCCGGCTCGTATTTCGGCGAATTGGCCTTGCTAAGCGACGAACCCCGCTCCGCCGCCGTGGAGGCCCAGGAAAAGACCGTTTGTGCGGTGATCGCCAAAGCTGATTTTATCCAATGGTTGAAACTACACCCGGATGCCGCGATTGCCTTACTGAAAGTATTGTCTGAAAAAGTCCGCTTTTTGACCGAGAAAGTCAAACAAATGGCCCTATCGAATGTTTATGAACGTACCATTAAGGTGCTGCAAGACATGGCGGAAAAAGACGGCGATGTCTATGTGATTCATAACCGCCCGACTCAGCAAGAGCTGGCGACAATGGTAGGTTCGTCTCGGGAAATGATTAACAAGGTCATGAAGGAATTGACCAAAGGCGGCTATATCAGCGTGGAAGAAAAACTCCTCAGAATCGAGAACACCCCGCCGGCCGCGTGGTGA